The Desulfovibrio sp. TomC genome segment GCGATGACCAGTACTTGACTTTTACCCTAGAAAAAGGGTTATACGCCTTAAGTATCAATCATGTAAGAGAAGTTCTTGAGTATGTGACCATCACCAGAATGCCTAGGACGCCGGACTATATCTGTGGTGTTATCAATTTAAGAGGTCACGCAGTCCCAGTAGTCGACCTCAAAGTAAAGTTCGGCCTCGGCCAAACCGAAAAAACCATTAATACGTGCATCATAATTACCGAAGTAAATTTTGAAGGTGACCAAACTGTTTTCGGGATTCTTTCGGATTCTGTCCGAGAAGTCTACGAAATGGATGCAGGACAAATCGAACCACCGCCAAATATGGGCACTGCCATTCGAAAAGATTTCATTGTCGGGATGGGTCGGTCAGATGAAGTATTTATTATAATTTTAGACATCAATAAAGTGTTCAGCTCACAGGAGTTAGCCAACGTTCTCGATGCTGTGGAGAACGAACAGGCTGCCATAGCTCTATAATCATTCTTTTCAAATGGACCGTCGCAACTTCATTTTGAACTGACCAAATACTAATCAGGAGGATAAGATGCGAAATCTTAAACTTGGAATGAAGATAGGCATTGGCTTTGGCATCCTCATTTTGATAGCATGCTCTCTTGGAGGAATGGCTGTGTTTAACATGACAAACGTTGAACACGATGCAAAAAAATTGTCAGACGAATACGTACCAGAAGTAGCTATTGCCACCAACGTCGAACG includes the following:
- a CDS encoding chemotaxis protein CheW, with the protein product MKEPTDSCDDQYLTFTLEKGLYALSINHVREVLEYVTITRMPRTPDYICGVINLRGHAVPVVDLKVKFGLGQTEKTINTCIIITEVNFEGDQTVFGILSDSVREVYEMDAGQIEPPPNMGTAIRKDFIVGMGRSDEVFIIILDINKVFSSQELANVLDAVENEQAAIAL